A section of the Humulus lupulus chromosome 2, drHumLupu1.1, whole genome shotgun sequence genome encodes:
- the LOC133815687 gene encoding S-protein homolog 5-like, with amino-acid sequence MTSGRGGVGVMIIPCVVMVTLFVCVCEAVTGDVPLPPDTPDGPEEVVILNNLGDFDLSVHCKSKDDDLGVHILRLNDTYSFRFKRNFWDTTLFFCGFRWADQFHWFDIYTPKSSCSLPAACFWHVVATGPCLSDASLSIIHCYPWNKDSLRSKMLESMLFPLPPKKSETTTP; translated from the coding sequence ATGACGAGTGGTCGTGGTGGTGTTGGGGTGATGATAATACCCTGCGTAGTTATGGTGACACTGTTTGTTTGTGTATGTGAAGCTGTAACCGGCGACGTTCCTCTTCCACCGGACACACCAGATGGGCCTGAAGAAGTAGTGATACTAAACAATTTGGGAGACTTTGATCTGAGTGTTCACTGCAAATCCAAAGACGACGATCTTGGTGTCCATATTCTTCGCTTAAACGATACTTATTCTTTCAGATTCAAGCGCAACTTTTGGGACACAACTCTCTTCTTTTGTGGGTTCCGATGGGCCGACCAGTTCCACTGGTTCGACATTTACACGCCCAAAAGTTCTTGCTCCCTTCCCGCTGCATGTTTTTGGCACGTTGTTGCCACTGGACCATGTCTTTCAGACGCTTCTCTTTCTATCATTCATTGCTATCCCTGGAATAAAGACTCTTTACGTTCCAAGATGCTTGAATCGATGCTTTTCCCTCTGCCACCAAAGAAATCAGAGACCACCACTCCTTGA
- the LOC133819769 gene encoding uncharacterized protein LOC133819769, which produces MIVMGLDLHSLVILFIYFSFHLADVPKLCLNLHFVFYYAYLYFDISLLVDFLAFQELVTAWVVILAFLVHGFVTILVASEAHAITLAVEGLLGVVFTVAALTDEAMDVQITSRTCQPDPKGYHRM; this is translated from the exons atgatagttatgggattggatttgcattcacttgttatattatttatttattttagttttcatcttgcagatgttcccaagctttgtttgaatcttcattttgttttctattatgcttatttatattttgatatttctttgcTAGTTGATTTTTTGGCATTTCAGGAACTTGTTACTGCTTGGGTTGTCATCTTGGCTTTCCTTGTCCATGGGTTTGTTACAATCTTAGTTGCTAGTGAAGCTCATGCAATAACTCTGGCTGTTGAGGGTTTGTTAGGAGTTGTGTTTACAGTGGCTGCATTAACAGATGAAGCAATGGAT GTTCAGATCACTTCCAGGACTTGTCAACCAGACCCAAAGGGATATCATAGAATGTGA
- the LOC133819771 gene encoding conserved oligomeric Golgi complex subunit 7-like, translated as MEAAYETLQDAAGLTQLSSTVEDVFASGDLPRAAETLANMRHCLSAVGEVAEFANVRKQLEVLEDRLDAMVQPRLTGSIIILQIDIAQNLRGILIRIGRFKSLELHYTKVHLKPIKQLWEDFDSKQRAIKLANEKTEAKRLSSHEFQSSSSTISFASWLPSFYDELILYLEQEWKWCMVAFPEDYKTLVPKLLIETMATIGASFISRINLSIGEVVPETRALGKGLLDIMFGDMPKGIKIQRKHLEALIELHNVTQTFARNIQHSFSDSDLRVLMDTLKAVYSPFESFKQRYGQMERAILSSEITGVDLRGAVTRGVGAQGIELSEAIRKMEESIPHIIILLEAVVERCINFTGGSEADELILALDDIMLQYISALQETLRSLRVVCGVDHDGVGSKKEMGSDKRDGNTARKVELISNEEEWSIVQGALQILTVSD; from the exons ATGGAAGCTGCTTATGAGACATTGCAG GATGCTGCTGGGTTAACTCAATTAAGTTCAACTGTGGAAGATGTTTTTGCCAGTGGTGATCTTCCAAGGGCTGCAGAAACCTTAGCTAACATGAGGCATTGCTTGTCTGCTGTTGGGGAG GTTGCTGAATTTGCTAATGTGAGAAAGCAACTCGAGGTCCTAGAGGATAGGCTAGATGCAATGGTGCAGCCACGTTTAACAGG ATCTATTATCATCCTGCAGATAGACATTGCTCAAAATTTGCGAGGTATTCTCATTCGAATTGGAAGATTCAAATCACTGGAGCTACATTACACAAAAGTTCACCTAAAGCCCATAAAGCAGCTCTGGGAAGATTTCGATTCAAAACAACGTGCTATTAAGCTTGCAAATGAGAAGACTGAAGCTAAAAGGTTGTCAAGCCATGAGTTTCAATCAAGTTCTTCGACAATTTCATTCGCAAGTTGGTTGCCAAGCTTCTATGATGAGTTGATTCTTTATCTTGAGCAAGAGTGGAAGTG GTGTATGGTTGCTTTTCCTGAGGATTATAAAACTCTTGTACCAAAGCTACTGATCGAGACAATGGCAACTATTGGAGCAAGCTTTATTTCACGTATCAACCTTTCAATTGGAGAAGTTGTTCCTGAAACAAGAGCTTTGGGAAAAG GTTTATTAGATATTATGTTTGGTGACATGCCAAAGGGAATTAAGATTCAGAGGAAACATTTGGAGGCATTGATTGAGTTACACAACGTGACACAGACTTTTGCTAGAAATATTCAGCATTCCTTTTCAGATTCTGATCTTCGAGTTCTAATGGATACACTGAAGGCAGTGTACTCTCCCTTTGAATCATTTAAACAAAG GTATGGACAGATGGAGCGGGCCATCCTTTCTTCTGAAATTACTGGGGTGGATCTCAGGGGAGCTGTTACTCGTGGTGTGGGTGCCCAGGGGATTGAACTCAGTGAAGCAATTCGCAAAATGGAGGAATCTATTCCCCATATCATTATACTTCTTGAGGCAGTTGTAGAAAGGTGTATCAACTTTACTGGTGGTTCTGAGGCAGATGAACTAATTCTTGCTCTTGATGACATAATGTTACAATATATCTCTGCTTTACAAGAGACACTAAGATCATTAAGAGTGGTCTGTGGAGTAGACCATGATGGTGTTGGTTCAAAGAAAGAGATGGGATCAGACAAGAGAGATGGCAACACTGCACGAAAAGTTGAATTGATTTCAAATGAGGAGGAATGGTCCATTGTTCAAGGGGCTTTGCAGATCCTCACAGTTTCAGACTGA